The following are encoded together in the Bacteroidota bacterium genome:
- a CDS encoding T9SS type A sorting domain-containing protein, giving the protein MKKIYKYKQILIALLILTNVVFSKFECKSQTILVDTINPNYTDFGGLMEPYSNCLQIVGSSYTGFYNSFLNYAAIGEFDADNTAFDTIMSYGYILSTGRVIDAMGSSSSWANSTFYATGSSLLDLIDTNSLTTNASIMELDFFVYYDTFKLNYIFASEEYHLNGVGQNDRMGIFLTGPNPDGGNYTDSNIAYIPGSNSFISTHTVHPWSNSDYYNYNNGALSGTFAYNGYTDKLTAWAKVVPGMQYRLKIAIADGGISGDDSAVFLEWGSFICSYVPILFVNCDSIDCYGGATYLDFDVLHTTMWNWEIIWDNGLDVWDTSGLLAGNYTVTVYETAGSTWIFDSTEFSFSIGQAEVIVTSISASEALCFGDSSFLQFSAIGGTPPLVLPNDSFFLQGNYAFFTTDSNNCVDTVEYEVGPEELVLNAITDGIICHEDSTLINFSATGGTSPYFLPADTFLYEGAYSFIVIDTNNCTDSIYFELINPDDIIIDFEVTDASSQNSADGMINTIVSGGVQPYSFLWSEGETSEDLLQLFPGYYFLSLTDYNSCLVIDSAYVGYEEGIIEMDNDKLIKIIPNPFYTETCISFSNKMPSRIEIFDSKGIEVKIIETNLNTNKLFVGNGLESGVYFVRINFRNVKTIYRKIIKL; this is encoded by the coding sequence ATGAAAAAGATATATAAATATAAACAAATATTAATAGCTTTATTAATCCTTACTAATGTTGTATTTTCAAAATTTGAATGTAAATCACAAACAATACTTGTTGATACTATAAATCCTAATTATACAGATTTTGGGGGATTAATGGAACCATATAGTAATTGTTTACAAATAGTAGGTAGCTCTTATACAGGCTTTTATAATTCATTTTTAAACTATGCTGCTATTGGAGAGTTTGATGCAGATAATACGGCTTTTGATACCATAATGTCATACGGTTATATTTTATCTACCGGGCGGGTTATAGATGCGATGGGAAGTAGCTCTTCTTGGGCTAATTCAACGTTTTATGCTACAGGGAGTTCATTACTTGATTTAATAGACACAAATTCGTTAACAACAAATGCTTCAATAATGGAGCTTGACTTTTTTGTATATTACGACACTTTTAAACTAAATTATATTTTTGCTTCTGAGGAGTATCATTTAAACGGAGTGGGGCAAAACGACCGGATGGGGATATTCTTAACAGGCCCGAATCCTGATGGAGGGAATTATACAGATTCGAACATTGCTTATATTCCTGGGTCAAACTCATTTATATCAACTCATACCGTACATCCATGGAGCAATTCTGATTATTATAATTATAACAATGGTGCTTTATCTGGTACATTTGCGTATAATGGCTATACCGATAAACTAACTGCCTGGGCAAAAGTTGTTCCCGGTATGCAATATCGTCTGAAAATTGCTATTGCAGATGGCGGAATTTCAGGTGATGATTCGGCTGTTTTTTTAGAATGGGGTAGTTTTATATGTTCATATGTTCCAATTTTGTTCGTCAATTGTGATTCTATTGATTGCTACGGGGGGGCAACATATTTGGATTTTGATGTCTTGCATACTACAATGTGGAATTGGGAGATTATTTGGGATAATGGATTAGATGTCTGGGATACCAGCGGTTTGTTAGCAGGGAATTATACTGTAACAGTATATGAAACCGCCGGCTCAACATGGATATTTGATTCAACTGAGTTTAGTTTTTCTATCGGGCAAGCTGAGGTAATTGTTACAAGTATTTCGGCAAGCGAAGCTTTGTGTTTTGGAGATTCTTCGTTTTTGCAATTTTCTGCAATTGGCGGAACACCTCCTTTAGTTCTGCCAAACGATTCGTTTTTTTTACAAGGGAATTATGCTTTTTTTACCACAGATTCAAATAATTGTGTTGATACAGTTGAATATGAAGTGGGTCCTGAAGAATTGGTTTTAAATGCAATTACCGATGGCATCATTTGTCATGAAGATTCTACACTGATTAATTTTTCGGCAACAGGTGGCACAAGCCCGTATTTTTTGCCGGCAGATACTTTTTTGTATGAAGGAGCTTATTCCTTTATTGTGATTGATACTAATAATTGCACAGATTCAATTTATTTCGAACTAATAAATCCAGATGATATTATTATTGATTTTGAAGTTACGGATGCCTCTTCCCAAAACTCAGCAGACGGAATGATCAATACTATTGTTTCGGGTGGAGTCCAACCATATTCTTTCTTATGGTCGGAAGGTGAAACATCAGAAGACCTGCTTCAACTCTTTCCCGGCTATTATTTCCTTAGTCTGACAGACTACAATTCTTGTCTTGTAATTGATTCTGCTTATGTTGGATATGAGGAGGGAATTATTGAAATGGATAATGATAAATTGATTAAGATAATTCCAAATCCATTTTACACAGAAACATGTATTTCATTTTCAAACAAAATGCCAAGTAGAATTGAAATATTCGATAGCAAAGGAATAGAAGTTAAAATTATTGAGACTAATTTAAATACAAATAAGCTTTTTGTAGGCAATGGGTTAGAGTCAGGAGTTTATTTTGTTAGGATTAATTTTAGAAATGTAAAAACAATTTATAGGAAGATAATTAAGTTATAA